A genomic window from Sphingobacterium spiritivorum includes:
- a CDS encoding DUF1801 domain-containing protein, translating into MIIKADNVEEYIENVPPERKTPIITLRENILKNIPEGFEETISYNMIGYVVPHTLYPAGYHCTPKLPLPFMNIASQKNFIAIYHMGLYADSEIYDWFREAYTSLYNTKPDMGKGCVRFKKMDKIPFEIIGQLAGKISVQEWIDIYEKSFVRK; encoded by the coding sequence ATGATTATCAAAGCAGACAATGTGGAAGAGTATATTGAAAATGTGCCCCCAGAGCGCAAAACTCCTATAATCACACTTCGGGAGAATATTCTTAAAAATATACCTGAAGGATTCGAAGAGACCATAAGTTACAATATGATAGGATATGTAGTTCCTCACACCTTGTATCCCGCCGGTTATCATTGCACCCCGAAACTTCCTCTTCCCTTTATGAATATTGCTTCACAAAAGAACTTTATTGCCATATACCATATGGGACTCTATGCTGATTCCGAAATCTATGATTGGTTCAGAGAAGCATACACGTCTCTATACAACACAAAACCGGATATGGGAAAAGGTTGTGTACGATTCAAAAAAATGGACAAAATACCATTTGAAATCATAGGTCAACTTGCCGGTAAAATCAGTGTACAGGAGTGGATCGACATCTATGAAAAATCCTTTGTGCGAAAATAA
- a CDS encoding helix-turn-helix domain-containing protein has protein sequence MTELNIKNMVCDRCIHVVKGELKKIGYETADVGLGYVKIDQNLNKESREKIGNLLSSFGFELLDSDKAKMIERIKNLVISRIHHTDELDLKVNWSTLLSTQLNHDYSFISSLFSSVEGITLEQYIIRQKIERVKELLFYDELSLKEIAYKLDYSSVQHLSTQFKKITGQTPTDFKMKRADRLPRQAIDQI, from the coding sequence ATGACTGAACTCAACATTAAAAACATGGTGTGTGACCGATGCATACATGTAGTCAAAGGAGAACTAAAAAAAATAGGTTACGAAACTGCTGATGTTGGTTTGGGGTATGTGAAAATAGATCAGAACCTGAATAAGGAAAGCAGGGAGAAGATTGGAAATCTTTTGAGTAGTTTTGGATTTGAGTTATTGGATTCAGATAAAGCCAAGATGATCGAACGCATCAAAAATTTGGTCATAAGCCGTATTCATCATACAGACGAACTGGATCTGAAAGTTAACTGGTCAACTTTATTGTCTACCCAACTGAACCATGATTATTCTTTCATCAGTTCGTTGTTTTCTTCTGTAGAGGGCATCACTCTCGAACAATATATTATCAGACAGAAAATAGAGCGAGTCAAAGAATTGCTGTTCTATGATGAGCTTTCACTCAAAGAGATTGCTTATAAGCTTGATTACAGCAGCGTACAGCATCTTTCCACGCAGTTTAAAAAAATTACAGGACAAACACCTACAGATTTTAAAATGAAAAGGGCAGACCGTCTGCCCCGTCAGGCCATTGATCAGATATAA
- a CDS encoding DUF3857 domain-containing protein, protein MKKYILISICSVLSSLSFAQNYAIDLIPDALKSRASATIRHYDLNVEMKADNNVIVNVNKAITIYNKAGDEYARTVLFYDKSSEIKSIKGKVYNAFGLPVSEFNQKNFADESASDNVSMYNDSRVKHFLPAIQDYPYTVVISYELKNKQNLSIPTWNYNYSDDVSVEKSTFTFSCPATEKIRIKTQHFNGKSNEEEIKGIKKWTWEVADIAARKKEIYSPPKYLTTSNVKVVPERFNYYDKKGTFTNWKEFGEWVSSDLLAGKQQLSEATVQKVKSMTADAKTDQEKAKILYQYMQNKTRYISIQVGIGGLQPFSAQEVDKTGYGDCKALVNYMQSLLNIVNIPSYYCIVEAGNTKSDVDIDFANVSDGNHIILALPFANDTTWLECTSQKLPFGYLGDFTDDRLVLAVTPEGGKVLRTPKYPYNDNLQKRTAQLTIDKDGSITGSVSTQFSGTQYSNHFGAMFLTGNEQLKELSEYYDIDNIYFQQIKYNKLELDTPALEENLSIFVKNYAVHSGDKMILHPNMFNVKNNIPDLKNRANPLYINRGYTDIDEITFELPEEYSRNLKPETKKLTCDMGTFEFETSVKDDKLHFYRKLQLKEGLYPAEKYAEFSNFIKEVNQADKGRYTISKKSLVTK, encoded by the coding sequence ATGAAAAAATATATACTAATATCCATATGCAGTGTACTTTCATCACTGTCATTTGCACAAAATTATGCTATAGATCTCATTCCGGACGCACTCAAAAGCAGAGCTTCTGCAACCATACGCCATTATGACCTGAATGTCGAGATGAAAGCGGACAACAATGTTATTGTGAATGTCAATAAAGCTATCACCATATATAATAAAGCCGGTGATGAATATGCACGTACTGTACTCTTTTATGATAAAAGTTCGGAAATCAAATCTATAAAAGGTAAAGTCTATAATGCATTTGGATTGCCTGTTTCTGAATTTAATCAGAAAAATTTCGCAGATGAAAGTGCCAGTGACAATGTAAGTATGTACAATGATAGCCGTGTCAAGCATTTTCTGCCTGCAATACAAGACTATCCGTACACCGTCGTTATATCCTATGAACTGAAGAACAAACAGAATCTTTCTATTCCAACCTGGAATTACAACTATTCGGATGATGTCTCTGTAGAAAAAAGCACGTTTACATTCTCCTGTCCGGCAACAGAAAAGATAAGAATCAAAACCCAGCACTTCAATGGCAAATCCAATGAAGAAGAGATCAAGGGCATCAAAAAATGGACCTGGGAAGTCGCTGATATTGCTGCACGTAAAAAAGAAATCTACTCTCCGCCAAAGTATCTGACTACTTCGAATGTAAAAGTAGTTCCCGAAAGATTCAATTACTATGACAAGAAAGGAACATTCACGAATTGGAAAGAATTCGGGGAATGGGTATCATCCGACCTTCTGGCAGGGAAGCAGCAATTGAGCGAAGCAACCGTCCAAAAGGTAAAAAGTATGACTGCGGATGCAAAAACGGATCAGGAAAAAGCTAAAATCCTCTATCAGTACATGCAAAACAAAACCCGTTACATCAGTATTCAGGTAGGTATAGGCGGGCTGCAACCCTTCTCTGCACAGGAAGTAGATAAGACAGGATATGGTGATTGCAAAGCATTGGTCAACTACATGCAGAGCCTGCTGAATATTGTCAATATCCCCTCTTATTATTGTATAGTGGAAGCGGGTAATACCAAGAGTGATGTGGATATAGATTTTGCAAATGTTTCTGACGGAAACCATATAATTCTGGCTCTTCCTTTTGCGAATGACACAACATGGCTGGAATGTACCAGTCAGAAATTGCCCTTCGGTTACCTGGGCGATTTTACAGATGACAGACTGGTATTAGCTGTCACACCTGAAGGAGGTAAAGTGCTGCGTACTCCAAAATATCCTTACAACGATAACCTGCAGAAAAGAACAGCACAACTTACAATAGATAAAGACGGATCCATTACCGGTAGTGTGTCAACCCAATTTTCAGGAACACAGTATTCCAATCACTTTGGAGCAATGTTCCTTACTGGAAATGAACAACTCAAAGAATTAAGTGAGTATTATGATATCGATAACATCTATTTTCAACAGATCAAATACAACAAACTGGAGCTGGATACACCAGCTCTGGAAGAGAATCTATCCATCTTTGTAAAGAATTATGCAGTTCACTCCGGAGACAAGATGATCCTCCACCCGAATATGTTTAATGTAAAAAATAACATACCTGATTTAAAAAACAGAGCCAACCCCCTGTATATAAACAGAGGATATACAGATATCGATGAGATTACATTTGAACTACCGGAAGAGTATAGCAGAAATCTAAAACCTGAAACCAAAAAGTTAACCTGTGATATGGGTACTTTTGAATTTGAAACCTCTGTCAAGGACGACAAACTTCACTTCTACAGAAAGCTACAACTTAAGGAAGGGCTTTATCCTGCTGAGAAATATGCAGAATTCAGCAATTTTATAAAAGAGGTCAATCAAGCTGATAAAGGGCGATATACGATCTCCAAAAAATCTTTAGTGACTAAATAA
- a CDS encoding response regulator transcription factor translates to MSSAKQKILVVDDEQDIVELIAYNLKREGYQVFTASNGKEAIAQAKEVNPDLIILDVMMPQMDGIEACRLMRAMPEFKHTFMVFLTARSEEYSEIAGFHVGADDYIAKPIKPRALMSRINAILRRNTAEDEIHEGNRLEVSDLVIDRDSFLAYRGTDKITLAKKEFELLYLLASKPNKVFTREQILKSIWEDSVVVTNRTIDVHIRKLREKIGENYVATVKGVGYKFELA, encoded by the coding sequence ATGAGCAGTGCAAAGCAAAAAATACTGGTGGTGGACGATGAACAAGACATTGTCGAATTAATCGCATACAATCTTAAACGGGAAGGCTATCAGGTGTTTACAGCTTCAAACGGTAAAGAGGCTATCGCACAGGCTAAGGAAGTGAATCCGGATCTTATTATTCTGGATGTTATGATGCCACAGATGGATGGTATAGAAGCTTGTCGTCTGATGCGCGCTATGCCTGAATTTAAGCATACTTTTATGGTTTTCCTGACTGCGAGAAGTGAGGAGTATTCAGAAATTGCCGGATTTCATGTCGGAGCTGATGATTATATCGCAAAACCGATCAAACCTCGTGCTTTGATGAGCAGAATCAATGCTATTCTGAGAAGAAATACTGCAGAAGATGAAATTCATGAAGGCAATCGTCTTGAAGTATCGGATCTGGTGATTGACCGTGACTCATTTCTTGCTTACAGAGGTACAGATAAAATTACACTTGCTAAGAAAGAATTTGAATTGTTGTATCTCCTGGCATCCAAACCTAACAAGGTGTTCACAAGAGAGCAGATCCTTAAAAGTATATGGGAAGATTCAGTTGTTGTTACAAACCGAACAATTGATGTTCATATCCGTAAGTTAAGAGAAAAAATCGGTGAGAATTATGTAGCCACCGTCAAAGGTGTAGGCTATAAATTCGAACTTGCATAA
- a CDS encoding TlpA disulfide reductase family protein, with translation MKRSLFAAVLSLIMMACSNKEEYTVSGQIENPGNIKVVSLYEGDRKLDSVYLNENHKFSFVRPSAQARLLSLEAGKKRYYIIAQPGEEVILKADLQKEPYEYEVSGSDLSAAIKEFAPVRIRRDVIQDSLQNEFAKRTDNLNAEQIESLRGEYMTKFKAALHYYNDQAIAFKNKHRDLAGFYAMSTLDPEVAEAEIIAYADEIKDDFKDNGYVEQFKQETAKLKVLAIGQPAPLFEAYTPQNKLVKLSDYKGKYTLVDFWASWCAPCRQENPNIVKQYHAFKGKGFDVLGVSLDNNPGPWMRAIADDKLEWTNISDLQAWGSEVVGLYRIKAIPTSYIVDPTGNIAAKNLRGKDLEEFLKKTLN, from the coding sequence ATGAAAAGATCACTGTTTGCAGCCGTATTAAGCCTGATTATGATGGCATGTTCTAATAAAGAAGAATACACTGTTTCCGGACAAATTGAAAATCCGGGAAATATAAAGGTTGTTTCACTTTATGAAGGTGATCGGAAACTGGATTCTGTATATCTGAATGAGAATCATAAGTTTTCTTTTGTAAGACCGTCTGCACAGGCAAGGCTGCTTTCGCTGGAGGCTGGTAAAAAACGTTATTATATTATCGCTCAGCCCGGTGAAGAAGTAATACTCAAAGCTGACCTTCAAAAGGAACCTTACGAATATGAAGTAAGCGGCTCTGATCTCTCAGCAGCCATTAAGGAGTTTGCACCGGTCAGAATAAGGAGAGATGTTATTCAGGATTCTCTGCAGAATGAATTTGCTAAACGTACAGATAATCTCAATGCGGAACAGATCGAAAGTTTACGTGGGGAATATATGACTAAGTTTAAGGCGGCATTGCATTATTATAATGATCAGGCAATCGCCTTTAAGAATAAGCATCGGGATCTGGCGGGTTTTTATGCAATGAGCACACTGGATCCGGAGGTGGCCGAAGCCGAAATTATTGCTTATGCTGACGAGATTAAAGATGATTTTAAGGACAACGGATATGTGGAGCAGTTTAAACAGGAGACCGCAAAACTAAAAGTGCTGGCAATTGGTCAGCCTGCTCCTTTGTTTGAAGCGTATACGCCGCAAAATAAGTTAGTCAAATTAAGCGATTACAAAGGGAAGTATACTTTGGTGGATTTCTGGGCTTCATGGTGTGCTCCGTGCAGACAGGAAAATCCGAATATTGTAAAACAATATCATGCGTTTAAGGGGAAAGGATTTGATGTATTAGGTGTTTCTCTGGATAATAATCCAGGTCCGTGGATGCGTGCTATTGCTGATGACAAATTGGAATGGACAAATATTTCTGATCTTCAGGCATGGGGATCGGAGGTGGTAGGACTCTATCGCATCAAGGCTATACCTACTTCCTATATTGTCGATCCCACAGGAAATATTGCAGCTAAGAATCTGAGAGGCAAAGATCTTGAAGAATTTTTGAAGAAAACATTAAATTAG
- the alaS gene encoding alanine--tRNA ligase has product MTNREIREAFLNFFKSKNHQIVPSAPVVVKNDPTLMFTNAGMNQFKDFFLGEAQPKHSRIADTQRCLRVSGKHNDLEEVGIDTYHHTLFEMLGNWSFGDYFKKEAIEWAWELLTEVYKLDKDRLYVTIFEGDDSEGLVKDTEAYDFWKSWISEDRILLGNKKDNFWEMGETGPCGPCSEIHYDMRTEEERRTTPGQSLVNADHPQVIEIWNLVFMQFNRLKNGSLESLPAKHVDTGMGFERLVRAIQGKSSNYDTDVFQPMITFIAQKAGIQYGADEKTDIAMRVLSDHIRAVSFAIADGQLPSNNKAGYVIRRILRRAVRYAYTFLNFKTPFINELVPLLAKEFEGVFDELIQQQDFVQKVVLEEEVSFLRTLVTGVQRFETYAESNTAVGGEFAFELFDTYGFPIDLTELLAREKGMEVDMAGFQEALQVQKDRSRAATAIDTGDWVAVSEDDQIEFVGYDNLKATTEIVKYRKVTAKGKEQYQLVLSVTPFYAEGGGQVGDSGVLLSESTGEKIYITDTKKENGLIVHFTNTLPVQMEGTFEAKVDVQKRLDTENNHSATHLLHAALKEVLGTHVNQKGSLVNADILRFDISHFAKVTEEELKQVEDIVNAKIRENIPLKEQRHVPFQQALDSGVTALFGEKYGDYVRVITFDDQFSKELCGGTHVKATGQIGFFKIISESAVAAGVRRIEAITGTKCAAVIREHFDLVHRLGELLHNPKDFVSTLSKVIDENSALKKEIEKSIIEKSLALKSDLEQKIQQINGVNFLATQVELPNAEALKTLAYALKGAVDNLFLVLGADFEGKPNLTVVVSDQLSKERGLNAGTIVRELAKEINGGGGGQPFFATAGGKNPEGLPAAIAKAKNYIQ; this is encoded by the coding sequence ATGACTAATAGAGAAATTCGCGAAGCATTTTTGAATTTTTTCAAAAGTAAAAACCACCAGATTGTCCCTTCAGCTCCTGTTGTTGTTAAAAATGACCCTACATTAATGTTTACAAATGCGGGAATGAATCAGTTTAAAGATTTTTTTCTGGGGGAAGCACAGCCTAAACATTCGCGTATAGCAGATACACAACGTTGTCTGCGAGTGTCAGGTAAGCATAATGATCTGGAAGAAGTCGGGATAGATACATATCACCATACTTTATTCGAGATGTTAGGTAACTGGAGTTTTGGTGATTATTTCAAAAAAGAAGCTATTGAATGGGCCTGGGAGCTGCTGACAGAAGTCTACAAACTGGATAAAGACCGTTTGTATGTTACCATTTTTGAAGGAGACGATTCTGAAGGATTGGTGAAAGATACGGAAGCCTATGATTTTTGGAAATCATGGATTTCAGAAGATCGTATTCTGTTAGGAAATAAAAAAGATAATTTCTGGGAAATGGGAGAGACAGGTCCTTGCGGACCATGTTCGGAGATTCATTATGATATGCGTACTGAAGAGGAACGCAGAACAACTCCCGGACAAAGTCTGGTGAATGCAGATCATCCTCAGGTTATCGAAATCTGGAATCTGGTATTCATGCAGTTTAACCGTCTGAAAAACGGTAGTCTGGAATCTCTTCCAGCCAAGCATGTGGATACAGGAATGGGATTCGAGCGTCTGGTAAGAGCTATTCAGGGAAAATCATCAAACTATGATACAGATGTTTTTCAGCCTATGATCACTTTTATTGCTCAAAAAGCCGGAATTCAATATGGTGCAGATGAAAAGACAGATATCGCTATGCGTGTACTGTCGGATCACATACGTGCTGTTAGTTTTGCTATAGCAGACGGGCAGCTGCCATCTAATAATAAAGCAGGATACGTTATCCGTCGGATTTTACGTCGTGCTGTGCGCTATGCGTATACCTTTCTCAATTTTAAAACCCCTTTTATCAACGAACTGGTTCCTTTGTTAGCTAAAGAATTTGAAGGGGTGTTTGATGAACTGATTCAGCAGCAGGATTTTGTACAAAAAGTTGTTCTGGAAGAAGAGGTTTCTTTCTTAAGGACTTTAGTGACAGGAGTGCAACGCTTTGAAACGTATGCAGAATCCAATACAGCTGTAGGCGGTGAATTTGCGTTTGAGCTATTTGATACTTACGGATTTCCGATAGATCTGACTGAATTGCTGGCGAGAGAGAAGGGGATGGAGGTTGATATGGCAGGTTTTCAGGAAGCTCTTCAAGTCCAGAAGGACAGATCCCGGGCTGCTACGGCAATTGATACTGGAGACTGGGTGGCTGTAAGTGAAGATGATCAGATTGAATTTGTAGGATATGATAATCTGAAAGCTACTACTGAAATTGTTAAATACAGAAAAGTAACCGCTAAAGGGAAAGAGCAATATCAACTTGTACTCAGTGTGACTCCATTTTATGCAGAAGGCGGCGGTCAGGTCGGAGATTCAGGAGTATTGCTATCTGAGTCTACCGGAGAAAAGATTTATATTACGGATACAAAAAAGGAAAATGGACTGATTGTTCATTTTACAAATACCCTTCCTGTGCAGATGGAAGGTACTTTTGAGGCGAAAGTCGATGTTCAGAAAAGACTGGATACCGAAAATAACCATTCTGCCACTCACTTATTGCATGCTGCATTGAAAGAAGTATTGGGTACACATGTGAATCAAAAGGGGTCTCTGGTAAATGCAGATATTCTCCGGTTTGATATTTCCCATTTTGCGAAAGTGACTGAAGAGGAACTGAAGCAGGTGGAAGATATTGTGAATGCTAAGATTCGGGAGAATATTCCATTGAAAGAGCAGCGTCATGTGCCATTCCAGCAGGCGCTGGATTCAGGTGTTACTGCTTTATTCGGAGAGAAGTATGGTGACTATGTGCGTGTCATCACTTTTGATGATCAGTTTTCAAAAGAATTATGCGGAGGTACGCATGTGAAAGCAACAGGACAAATCGGATTTTTTAAAATTATTTCCGAATCAGCTGTTGCTGCCGGTGTGCGTCGTATAGAGGCTATTACAGGAACTAAATGTGCGGCTGTAATCCGTGAGCATTTTGATCTTGTACACAGATTGGGAGAACTGTTACATAATCCAAAAGATTTTGTGTCCACACTTTCTAAGGTGATTGATGAGAATTCTGCACTGAAGAAAGAGATTGAAAAAAGCATAATTGAAAAGTCTTTAGCCTTAAAATCGGATCTTGAACAAAAGATCCAACAGATTAACGGCGTTAATTTTCTGGCGACACAGGTCGAATTACCAAATGCTGAAGCCTTGAAAACGCTGGCTTATGCACTCAAAGGTGCAGTTGATAATTTATTCCTGGTATTAGGTGCTGATTTTGAAGGAAAACCTAATCTGACTGTAGTCGTGTCAGATCAGCTGTCCAAAGAAAGAGGATTGAATGCCGGAACTATTGTCAGAGAACTGGCTAAAGAGATTAATGGAGGTGGGGGCGGTCAGCCGTTTTTTGCTACAGCAGGGGGTAAGAACCCGGAAGGATTACCTGCAGCAATTGCAAAAGCTAAAAATTACATACAATAA